Proteins from a single region of Synechococcus sp. WH 8109:
- a CDS encoding chlorophyll a/b-binding protein — translation MASSTSNDEWFQSAAAAQIRSERFERAELLNGRVAMIGFVVGVLTEALTGHGIASQITFGVFGCN, via the coding sequence ATGGCCTCTTCAACTTCAAACGACGAATGGTTCCAAAGCGCCGCAGCAGCTCAAATTCGCAGTGAGCGTTTCGAGCGAGCAGAGCTCCTCAATGGCCGTGTTGCCATGATCGGTTTTGTGGTGGGCGTGCTGACGGAAGCCCTGACGGGACATGGGATCGCCAGCCAGATCACTTTTGGCGTGTTTGGCTGCAACTGA